A genomic segment from Marinobacter subterrani encodes:
- a CDS encoding Nudix family hydrolase yields MAAAETSVREIHVAVAVIIRDGRVLIARRPDHVHQGGLLEFPGGKVEPGETVQAALVREIAEETGLSVPEASLEPVIGIRHDYGDKRVFLDVWETRAATGEPEGLEGQPVEWLSADHLRDEEFPAANRPIIRALRLPGQLAITGAATNVDEAITRLQAGLQTARPPLVVLRATELSGPAYLALAARAMPVCDSAGTALLVHGGTDVFNGTPGARGLHLPWREAARLSGRPVPADAWLGVSCHDAEELRHAAAIGADYATLGPVLPTASHPGAPALGWHAFARLVAGATLPVFALGGLSREDLVEARLQGAQGIAGISFWWPRG; encoded by the coding sequence ATGGCGGCAGCGGAAACCTCGGTGAGAGAAATTCATGTGGCCGTGGCGGTGATTATCCGCGACGGCCGGGTGCTGATTGCCCGGCGGCCGGACCATGTGCACCAGGGCGGCCTGCTGGAATTCCCCGGGGGCAAGGTGGAACCGGGTGAGACAGTTCAGGCGGCCCTGGTGCGGGAGATTGCCGAGGAAACCGGCCTGAGTGTGCCTGAGGCCTCGCTGGAGCCGGTTATCGGCATCCGGCATGATTACGGTGACAAGCGGGTTTTCCTCGACGTATGGGAAACCAGGGCCGCCACCGGTGAGCCTGAAGGTCTTGAGGGCCAGCCCGTCGAATGGCTCAGCGCGGATCATCTCCGGGATGAGGAGTTTCCCGCGGCCAATCGGCCAATCATCCGGGCACTCCGGTTGCCGGGCCAGCTTGCGATCACCGGGGCGGCAACCAATGTAGACGAGGCAATCACCCGTCTTCAGGCCGGGTTGCAAACCGCCCGGCCACCTTTGGTTGTGCTCCGTGCAACGGAGCTGAGCGGGCCGGCGTATCTGGCGCTTGCCGCGAGGGCCATGCCGGTGTGTGACTCGGCCGGAACGGCCCTGCTCGTGCATGGCGGGACGGACGTGTTTAACGGCACCCCCGGCGCCCGTGGCCTGCACCTGCCCTGGCGTGAGGCGGCCAGGCTGTCCGGGCGGCCTGTTCCGGCCGATGCCTGGCTGGGGGTCTCCTGCCATGATGCGGAGGAACTGCGCCACGCCGCTGCCATTGGCGCGGACTACGCCACCCTCGGGCCTGTCCTGCCGACGGCCAGCCACCCGGGAGCACCGGCCCTCGGCTGGCACGCTTTCGCCCGTCTGGTGGCAGGAGCCACGCTGCCGGTGTTCGCCCTGGGCGGACTCTCGCGAGAGGATCTTGTTGAGGCCCGCTTGCAAGGGGCGCAGGGTATCGCCGGAATAAGTTTCTGGTGGCCCCGAGGCTGA
- the secA gene encoding preprotein translocase subunit SecA, translating to MFTKLATKMFGSKNAREIKRMRKSVSRINELEEQYGNLSDSELQGKTAEFRRRLDEGESLDALLPEAFATAREAGRRVMGMRHYDVQLIGAITLHEGRIAEMKTGEGKTLVATASVYLNALSGKGVHVVTVNDYLARRDADWMGKLYRFLGMQVGVVASGQPPEEKRAAYQADITYGTNNEFGFDYLRDNMAFSTEDKVQRGLNYAIVDEVDSILIDEARTPLIISGAAEDSSKLYLAINELTPSLEKGEAPEEGEPTGDFTIDEKSRQVELTESGHEKVEELLLGRGLLKEGESLYSAANLSLLHHVHSALRAHHLFQKDVDYIVQGDQVVIVDEHTGRTMPGRRWSEGLHQAVEAKEGVRIQAESQTLASTTFQNYFRLYDKLAGMTGTADTEAFEFRQIYGLDVVVIPPNKPIQRIDYNDLVYLTQEEKFHAIIDEIKDVTAEGRPILVGTASIEASELLSMMLKKARIEHKILNAKQHESEAHIIAQAGRPGAVTIATNMAGRGTDIVLGGNWEHEVAGMDKPSEEEVARVKAEWTERHNQVLEAGGLHIVGTERHESRRIDNQLRGRAGRQGDPGSSRFFLSLEDNLMRIFAPDRVKSLMQAMGMKKGEAIEHRMVTNAIEKSQRKVEGRNFDMRKTLLEYDDVANDQRTVIYEQRNEVMSSDDISDMVKTIREDVVDSLISEYIPPQSMPEQWDVAGLESQLQSEMAIDLPIQKWLEEDSKLYEDNLRQKILDEIVAAYEAKEQIAGSEAMRKFEKQVFLQVLDTLWKEHLSNMDHLRRGIHLRGYAQKNPKQEYKREAFNLFESMLDTMKRDVTRVLCHVRVQSQEEMEEVERRRKQELEEELARARLRHDETSATAQSRGEGDEDGARQSTPDTFVRQERKVGRNEPCPCGSGKKYKQCHGKVS from the coding sequence ATGTTCACAAAGCTTGCAACCAAGATGTTCGGCAGTAAAAATGCCAGAGAAATCAAGAGAATGCGCAAGTCGGTCTCGCGCATCAATGAGCTTGAAGAGCAGTATGGCAACCTTTCCGACTCCGAGTTGCAAGGCAAGACCGCCGAATTCCGCCGCCGGCTCGATGAGGGTGAATCGCTGGATGCGCTTCTTCCGGAAGCCTTTGCGACGGCCCGTGAAGCCGGGCGCCGGGTCATGGGCATGCGTCACTACGATGTTCAGCTGATCGGCGCAATCACGTTGCACGAGGGCCGGATTGCGGAAATGAAGACTGGCGAAGGCAAGACCCTAGTGGCCACTGCTTCGGTCTACCTTAATGCGCTCTCTGGTAAGGGCGTGCATGTTGTTACGGTGAACGATTACCTGGCCCGTCGTGATGCCGACTGGATGGGCAAGCTCTATCGCTTCCTTGGTATGCAGGTTGGGGTGGTTGCTTCCGGGCAGCCGCCGGAAGAAAAGCGGGCGGCCTACCAGGCCGATATCACCTACGGCACCAATAACGAATTCGGCTTTGACTACCTGCGCGACAACATGGCCTTCAGCACCGAGGACAAGGTGCAGCGGGGGCTCAATTACGCCATCGTGGACGAAGTGGACTCGATCCTTATCGATGAGGCACGCACACCACTGATCATTTCCGGTGCGGCCGAGGACAGCTCGAAGCTTTACCTGGCCATCAATGAGCTGACTCCAAGCCTGGAAAAGGGCGAAGCGCCTGAGGAGGGAGAACCCACAGGCGACTTCACCATCGACGAGAAGTCCCGTCAGGTTGAGCTTACTGAATCCGGTCACGAAAAGGTCGAGGAGCTGCTGCTCGGCCGGGGGTTGCTGAAGGAGGGCGAGAGCCTGTATTCGGCGGCCAACCTCAGCCTGCTGCATCATGTGCACTCGGCTCTGCGTGCCCACCACCTGTTTCAGAAAGACGTCGATTATATCGTCCAGGGTGACCAGGTTGTTATCGTGGACGAGCATACCGGCCGCACCATGCCGGGTCGCCGCTGGAGCGAAGGTCTGCATCAGGCGGTCGAGGCAAAAGAGGGAGTCAGGATCCAGGCCGAGAGCCAGACGCTCGCCTCTACCACCTTCCAGAACTATTTCCGGCTGTACGACAAGCTGGCCGGTATGACCGGGACCGCCGATACTGAGGCGTTTGAGTTTCGTCAGATTTATGGTCTGGATGTGGTGGTCATTCCGCCTAACAAGCCGATCCAGCGGATTGATTACAATGACCTTGTCTATCTGACTCAGGAAGAGAAGTTCCACGCGATTATCGACGAGATCAAGGATGTCACTGCCGAGGGACGTCCTATCCTCGTGGGTACGGCATCGATCGAAGCGTCTGAACTGCTTTCCATGATGCTGAAAAAGGCGCGGATCGAACACAAGATACTGAACGCCAAGCAGCATGAATCCGAGGCCCACATCATCGCCCAGGCAGGTCGGCCGGGGGCTGTTACTATCGCTACCAACATGGCTGGCCGGGGTACTGACATTGTTCTTGGCGGTAACTGGGAGCACGAAGTTGCCGGCATGGACAAGCCTTCGGAAGAAGAGGTTGCCCGGGTCAAGGCGGAATGGACGGAGCGTCATAACCAGGTGCTTGAAGCCGGCGGCCTGCACATTGTCGGCACCGAGCGTCACGAGTCCCGCCGGATTGATAACCAGTTGCGGGGCCGTGCCGGCCGTCAGGGCGACCCCGGCTCATCCCGTTTCTTCCTGTCGCTGGAAGACAACCTCATGCGGATCTTCGCGCCGGACCGGGTCAAGAGCCTGATGCAGGCAATGGGCATGAAGAAGGGCGAGGCGATTGAGCACCGGATGGTCACCAACGCCATTGAGAAGTCCCAGCGCAAGGTGGAAGGTCGCAACTTCGACATGCGCAAAACGCTGCTGGAATACGACGATGTCGCAAACGACCAGCGTACCGTTATCTACGAGCAGCGTAACGAAGTCATGTCCTCCGATGACATCTCCGACATGGTCAAGACCATCCGTGAAGATGTTGTGGACTCCCTGATCAGTGAGTACATCCCGCCCCAGAGCATGCCGGAACAATGGGATGTGGCCGGGCTGGAATCCCAGCTTCAGTCCGAGATGGCGATCGATCTGCCGATTCAGAAGTGGCTGGAGGAAGACAGCAAGCTTTACGAAGATAACCTGCGCCAGAAGATTCTCGACGAAATCGTGGCGGCCTATGAAGCCAAAGAGCAGATTGCCGGCTCCGAGGCCATGCGCAAGTTCGAAAAGCAGGTCTTCCTGCAGGTGCTCGATACGCTGTGGAAAGAGCATCTGTCCAATATGGATCACTTGCGCCGCGGCATCCACCTGCGCGGCTATGCCCAGAAGAACCCTAAGCAGGAGTACAAGCGCGAGGCTTTTAACCTGTTTGAATCGATGCTTGATACCATGAAGCGCGATGTTACCCGGGTACTTTGCCACGTGCGTGTCCAGAGCCAGGAAGAGATGGAAGAGGTAGAGCGCCGTCGCAAGCAGGAACTTGAGGAAGAACTCGCCCGCGCCCGTCTGCGTCACGATGAGACCAGTGCCACGGCCCAGAGCCGGGGCGAGGGTGATGAGGACGGTGCCCGCCAGTCGACGCCCGATACCTTTGTGCGGCAGGAGCGCAAGGTGGGCCGGAATGAGCCCTGTCCCTGCGGGTCCGGCAAGAAGTACAAGCAGTGTCATGGCAAGGTCAGCTGA
- the argJ gene encoding bifunctional glutamate N-acetyltransferase/amino-acid acetyltransferase ArgJ gives MAVGPGTLPELYPVAGVRLGIASAGIKKPGRKDVVVFELAPESRVAGIFTKNQFCAAPVTLSRRHLAETAPRYLLINTGNANAGTGSRGMQDAIACCQALAAQAGVAESEILPFSTGVIGEPLPVQKIVGALPEALGNTAEDRWEEAARGIMTTDTRPKGASCKVDLDGHTVTISGISKGAGMIRPNMATMLGFIATDARIAPGLLQTLASELGEKSFNRITIDGDTSTNDACMLIASGQYGGPEINASSPSLAKLREALQKVYMELAHAIVRDGEGATKFVTIEVRGAASQQEALDVAYTVAHSPLVKTALFASDPNWGRILAAVGRAGVDGLDLNALEIYLGDVCLVRNGGRAEDYSEARGQAVMDREEITIAIDLKRGDVRETVWTCDFSHDYVTINAEYRT, from the coding sequence ATGGCGGTAGGTCCGGGAACCTTACCTGAACTTTATCCGGTGGCCGGCGTCCGGCTCGGGATTGCCAGTGCCGGTATCAAGAAGCCGGGTCGCAAGGACGTGGTCGTGTTTGAGCTGGCCCCGGAAAGCCGGGTTGCCGGTATCTTCACCAAAAACCAGTTCTGTGCCGCGCCGGTCACGCTGAGCCGTCGTCATCTGGCCGAGACAGCGCCCCGGTATCTGTTGATCAATACCGGCAACGCCAATGCCGGCACCGGTTCACGGGGTATGCAGGATGCCATTGCCTGTTGCCAGGCCCTGGCCGCTCAGGCCGGCGTCGCTGAATCCGAGATTCTGCCGTTCTCGACCGGCGTCATCGGCGAGCCGCTGCCGGTCCAGAAGATTGTAGGTGCGCTACCCGAGGCCCTGGGGAATACCGCCGAAGACCGCTGGGAGGAAGCCGCCCGGGGCATCATGACAACCGATACTCGCCCCAAGGGCGCCTCCTGCAAGGTGGATCTGGATGGCCACACCGTGACGATTTCCGGAATCAGCAAGGGCGCGGGCATGATCCGGCCGAATATGGCGACCATGCTCGGTTTTATTGCCACCGATGCCCGGATAGCGCCCGGCCTTCTGCAGACTCTCGCCTCCGAACTGGGAGAAAAGTCCTTCAATCGCATCACCATTGATGGTGATACCTCCACCAACGACGCCTGCATGCTGATCGCCAGCGGTCAGTACGGTGGGCCGGAAATCAACGCCTCCAGCCCATCGTTGGCGAAGCTCCGGGAGGCCCTTCAGAAGGTGTATATGGAGCTGGCTCATGCCATTGTCCGTGACGGCGAGGGTGCCACCAAGTTCGTTACCATTGAAGTCCGCGGTGCTGCCAGTCAGCAGGAGGCACTGGATGTGGCCTACACGGTTGCCCATTCGCCGCTGGTGAAAACCGCCCTGTTCGCTTCAGACCCGAACTGGGGCCGGATTCTGGCGGCCGTAGGGCGCGCTGGCGTTGACGGGCTGGACCTCAATGCCCTGGAGATCTACCTGGGGGATGTCTGCCTGGTGCGCAATGGTGGTCGGGCCGAGGATTATTCGGAAGCCCGGGGCCAGGCCGTGATGGACCGGGAAGAGATCACCATCGCCATTGATCTCAAGCGAGGTGACGTGCGGGAAACCGTCTGGACCTGCGATTTCTCCCACGATTACGTCACCATCAACGCGGAGTACCGCACCTGA
- the dxs gene encoding 1-deoxy-D-xylulose-5-phosphate synthase gives MQDTYIFKEIPSQRPNTPLLDRVDVPARLRELAPEQLTQLARELRAFLLWSVGQTGGHFGAGLGVLELTIALHYVFNTPTDRLVWDVGHQAYPHKILTGRREAMGSIRRKGGLAGFPKRAESDYDTFGVGHSSTSISAALGMAVAARLQGTGRKSIAVIGDGAMTAGMAFEALNHAGHLHADMLVILNDNDMSISRNVGGLSNYFAKLLSSRTYNQVRDSSKKVLQGAPHLMALAKKTEEHFKGMIAPGTLFEELGFNYIGPIDGHDLPLLVETLENIRELEGPQFLHVVTTKGKGFAPAEADPIGYHAINKIEPVPASKPEPVKPKPAKPKYANVFGQWLCDSAEQDERVVGITPAMCEGSDLLAFSQRFPERYFDVAIAEQHAVTLAAGLACDGAKPVVAIYSTFLQRAYDQLIHDVAIQNLDVLFAIDRAGLVGEDGPTHAGAFDISYLRCVPNMVVMTPSDENETRQMLQTGMLYEGPASVRYPRGTGPGAEIQQQLTPLEIGKGRRMRSGNGVAILNFGTLLVPALEAAEAIGATVADMRFVKPLDEELVLELAEQHELLVTLEENAIAGGAGSAVTEFLNSRLVSMPVLQLGLPDTFMDHGKHGELLAECGLDAAGIESAIRTRMETLRHQNLKVVK, from the coding sequence ATGCAGGACACTTATATATTCAAGGAAATCCCGTCACAGCGGCCCAATACTCCGTTGCTGGACCGGGTGGATGTACCGGCCCGGTTGCGTGAGCTGGCGCCGGAACAGCTCACCCAACTGGCAAGGGAGCTCAGAGCCTTCCTGTTGTGGTCAGTGGGCCAGACCGGCGGCCACTTCGGGGCCGGGCTCGGCGTGCTCGAGCTGACCATCGCCCTTCATTATGTGTTCAATACGCCGACCGACCGCCTGGTCTGGGATGTCGGCCACCAGGCCTACCCCCACAAAATCCTGACCGGCCGGCGGGAGGCCATGGGCAGCATCCGGCGCAAGGGCGGCCTCGCAGGCTTCCCCAAACGCGCCGAAAGCGACTATGACACCTTCGGCGTGGGCCACTCCAGCACGTCTATCAGTGCGGCTCTGGGGATGGCTGTGGCGGCCCGCCTGCAGGGTACCGGCCGTAAAAGCATTGCCGTGATCGGTGACGGGGCCATGACTGCAGGCATGGCATTCGAGGCCCTGAACCATGCCGGCCACCTGCACGCCGACATGCTGGTGATCCTGAACGACAATGACATGTCCATCTCCCGCAATGTCGGTGGGTTGTCTAACTATTTTGCCAAGCTGTTGTCCAGCCGCACCTACAACCAGGTTCGCGACAGCAGCAAGAAAGTCCTTCAGGGCGCACCTCACTTGATGGCGCTGGCGAAAAAGACCGAAGAGCACTTCAAGGGCATGATTGCCCCCGGAACCCTGTTTGAAGAGCTGGGCTTCAATTACATCGGTCCCATCGACGGCCATGACCTGCCCCTGCTGGTTGAGACCCTGGAGAACATCCGCGAGCTTGAAGGCCCGCAGTTTCTGCATGTGGTGACCACCAAGGGAAAAGGTTTTGCGCCGGCGGAGGCGGATCCGATTGGGTATCACGCCATCAACAAGATCGAACCGGTTCCAGCCAGCAAACCCGAGCCGGTCAAACCGAAACCTGCGAAACCCAAATACGCCAACGTTTTTGGTCAATGGCTCTGTGATTCGGCCGAACAGGATGAGCGCGTGGTGGGCATCACACCCGCCATGTGTGAAGGCTCGGATCTTCTGGCATTCTCACAGCGTTTTCCGGAGCGCTATTTCGATGTCGCTATCGCCGAACAGCATGCGGTCACCCTGGCCGCGGGTCTTGCCTGTGACGGGGCCAAGCCGGTCGTCGCTATCTACTCGACGTTCCTGCAGCGGGCCTACGATCAACTGATCCACGATGTCGCCATCCAGAACCTGGATGTGCTGTTCGCCATTGATCGCGCGGGCCTGGTGGGTGAAGACGGCCCGACCCACGCTGGCGCTTTCGACATCAGCTACCTGCGCTGCGTGCCAAACATGGTGGTAATGACTCCGTCGGACGAAAACGAAACCCGCCAGATGCTTCAGACCGGCATGCTGTATGAAGGGCCGGCCTCGGTGCGTTATCCGCGCGGCACCGGGCCCGGCGCCGAGATACAGCAACAACTTACGCCGCTTGAGATTGGCAAAGGCCGCAGAATGCGCAGTGGCAATGGAGTTGCCATCCTCAACTTTGGCACCCTGTTGGTACCTGCTCTGGAGGCAGCAGAAGCCATTGGCGCGACGGTCGCCGACATGCGCTTCGTCAAGCCCCTGGATGAGGAACTGGTGCTGGAACTGGCCGAGCAGCATGAGCTGCTGGTGACCCTGGAAGAGAACGCCATTGCCGGCGGTGCCGGCAGCGCTGTAACCGAATTCCTGAATAGCCGCCTGGTTTCCATGCCCGTCCTTCAACTGGGCTTGCCGGATACCTTCATGGATCACGGAAAACATGGGGAACTGCTGGCCGAATGTGGCCTGGACGCCGCTGGTATTGAATCCGCTATCCGCACACGGATGGAAACCCTTCGCCATCAGAATCTGAAAGTCGTCAAATAA
- a CDS encoding NRDE family protein encodes MCLIAFSIGQNPHFPLVVAANRDEFFRRPTAAMDWWTTDTGNRVLAGRDLQSGGTWLAVSAKGEVSAVTNVREGTPEAGQISRGELPLRALREPRRQLEGYLHGNADHYSGFNLVHLTTRDGWYFSNRDAQPGRHVHRGAYGLSNHLLQTPWPKLVRLRQAAGEVIVAATPHTGALHDELIALLQDTTPAPDRLLPDTGVGIETERFLSSPFIVDSEYGTRATTVVSVSGSGDIHVTEQSWGPEAQASERRQFHWQR; translated from the coding sequence ATGTGCCTTATCGCCTTTAGCATTGGCCAGAACCCGCACTTTCCACTGGTCGTCGCCGCAAATCGGGATGAATTTTTCCGTCGCCCCACCGCCGCCATGGACTGGTGGACCACCGATACGGGTAACCGGGTGCTGGCAGGCCGGGACCTTCAATCTGGTGGAACCTGGCTGGCGGTTTCCGCCAAGGGTGAGGTCAGTGCAGTGACCAACGTTCGGGAAGGCACGCCGGAGGCCGGCCAGATCAGCCGGGGTGAGCTTCCGCTTCGGGCACTCCGAGAGCCACGGCGGCAACTGGAAGGCTATCTGCACGGCAATGCCGACCATTACTCCGGCTTTAACCTGGTGCACCTGACCACCCGGGACGGGTGGTATTTCAGTAACCGGGATGCCCAGCCAGGCCGGCATGTTCACCGGGGCGCCTACGGCCTGAGCAATCACCTTTTGCAAACGCCCTGGCCGAAACTGGTTCGGCTACGGCAGGCCGCCGGAGAGGTCATTGTCGCAGCCACCCCCCATACAGGCGCACTGCACGATGAATTGATTGCCCTGCTCCAGGACACGACGCCCGCCCCGGACCGGCTATTACCGGACACAGGCGTAGGGATCGAGACTGAACGCTTCCTGTCGTCGCCATTCATCGTCGACTCGGAGTACGGCACGCGTGCCACGACCGTGGTCAGCGTTTCGGGCAGCGGAGACATTCACGTTACCGAACAGAGCTGGGGGCCGGAAGCCCAGGCCAGTGAACGCCGTCAGTTCCACTGGCAGCGGTAG
- a CDS encoding exodeoxyribonuclease VII small subunit gives MAGEQGATSMADFEKSLDELEKLVRDLEQGELSLEQSLTAFERGVKLTRECQQALKSAEQRVEQLVQNSDGTLEARPFSADDAG, from the coding sequence ATGGCCGGTGAACAAGGCGCCACATCCATGGCCGATTTTGAGAAATCCCTCGATGAACTGGAAAAGCTGGTTCGCGATCTGGAGCAGGGGGAGCTGTCACTCGAGCAATCTCTCACCGCCTTTGAACGCGGCGTCAAACTGACCCGTGAATGCCAGCAGGCGCTGAAAAGCGCCGAGCAGCGCGTGGAACAACTGGTACAGAACAGTGACGGCACCCTGGAAGCCCGCCCTTTCTCTGCGGACGATGCTGGCTGA
- a CDS encoding sulfite exporter TauE/SafE family protein — protein sequence MTQIYVFAACLALGAVAGTVAGLFGIGGGLIIVPVLMFGFGLQGVNPEIIPHLAVGTSLATIVFTSLSSIRAHHRHNSVRWDLFRPMTVGIVGGALVGAWTASLMSGRSLELAIGIFVILVAVKMLLDANPKPGRKVPDAAGLGIAGGGIGWASAIFGIGGGTLTVPYLSWCNVRMQQAVGTSAACGLPIAVAGALGNIWTGWQNPALPALSFGFIYLPALAGVILTSVVFARVGANLAHRLNARVLKRIFSIMLLLVGLRFLLS from the coding sequence ATGACCCAGATATACGTGTTTGCTGCCTGTCTGGCCCTTGGAGCTGTGGCCGGCACCGTGGCGGGCCTGTTCGGGATCGGCGGTGGGCTGATCATCGTTCCGGTGCTGATGTTCGGTTTCGGCCTGCAGGGAGTCAATCCGGAGATCATTCCCCATCTTGCGGTGGGCACGTCACTTGCGACGATTGTGTTCACGTCGCTCAGTTCCATTCGCGCGCACCACAGGCATAATTCCGTGCGCTGGGATCTTTTCAGGCCGATGACCGTGGGCATTGTTGGTGGAGCACTGGTCGGTGCCTGGACCGCGTCACTGATGAGCGGGCGCTCCCTTGAACTGGCGATTGGCATATTTGTCATACTCGTCGCCGTCAAAATGCTGCTCGACGCAAACCCGAAACCCGGCCGGAAAGTGCCGGATGCCGCCGGGCTGGGTATCGCCGGCGGCGGCATCGGGTGGGCCTCGGCCATTTTCGGAATCGGCGGCGGCACCCTGACGGTGCCTTACCTGAGCTGGTGTAATGTGCGCATGCAGCAGGCTGTGGGAACCTCAGCCGCCTGTGGCCTGCCTATTGCGGTTGCCGGTGCGCTGGGCAATATCTGGACCGGTTGGCAGAATCCAGCCTTGCCGGCACTGAGTTTTGGTTTCATTTACCTGCCTGCGCTGGCCGGTGTCATTCTTACCAGTGTGGTTTTTGCCCGGGTCGGGGCCAATCTGGCTCATCGACTCAATGCCCGGGTTCTCAAGCGAATTTTTTCCATCATGCTCCTTCTGGTGGGGCTCCGTTTTCTTCTGAGTTGA
- the moaC gene encoding cyclic pyranopterin monophosphate synthase MoaC → MTRLTHLDDKGEARMVDVTDKAATEREARAEATIRMAPETLNMIVEGEHPKGDVLAVARIAGIMAAKKTHDLIPLCHSLNLTSVKVELAPGEDGASVHIVTRCKLSGQTGVEMEALTAASVAALTLYDMCKAVDRGMEIGSVRLLEKKGGRSGHWVADKP, encoded by the coding sequence GTGACTAGACTGACCCATCTTGATGACAAGGGCGAGGCCCGAATGGTGGATGTGACCGACAAGGCTGCCACCGAACGGGAGGCTCGTGCGGAAGCAACCATCCGCATGGCGCCGGAAACGCTCAACATGATTGTAGAAGGCGAGCACCCCAAGGGCGATGTGCTGGCCGTGGCCCGCATTGCCGGAATCATGGCGGCGAAAAAAACCCACGACCTGATTCCGTTGTGCCACTCCCTCAATCTTACCTCTGTCAAAGTAGAGCTGGCCCCCGGTGAAGACGGTGCGTCGGTGCACATTGTCACCCGCTGCAAGCTGTCCGGCCAGACCGGTGTCGAGATGGAGGCGCTGACCGCCGCTAGCGTGGCAGCACTGACCCTGTATGACATGTGTAAGGCGGTCGACCGGGGTATGGAAATCGGCTCTGTCCGCTTGCTGGAGAAAAAAGGCGGTCGCAGTGGCCATTGGGTAGCTGACAAGCCCTGA
- the ribA gene encoding GTP cyclohydrolase II, whose protein sequence is MSEPRGSTVAVRYIQTCRLPTPFGVFNMHGFEEPDTGKEHVALTLGDLDSDEPMLARTHSECLTGDALYSMRCDCGYQLEEALRSIAREGRGILMYLRQEGRGIGLLNKIRAYHLQDQGADTVEANERLGFAADLRDYSMCKDMLEHLGISSLRLMTNNPRKVKALSSYGIEIVERVPLHVGRNPHNEHYLNTKQSKLGHWFETHQDDDPEV, encoded by the coding sequence ATGAGTGAACCACGAGGAAGCACTGTGGCTGTTCGTTACATCCAGACCTGCCGGTTGCCGACCCCGTTCGGGGTGTTCAATATGCACGGCTTTGAAGAACCGGATACCGGAAAGGAACACGTTGCCCTGACCCTGGGCGATCTGGACAGTGACGAACCCATGCTGGCCCGCACACACTCCGAGTGCCTGACCGGCGACGCTCTCTACAGTATGCGTTGCGACTGCGGCTATCAGCTTGAAGAGGCCCTGCGCAGTATCGCCCGTGAGGGGCGCGGCATATTGATGTATTTGCGCCAGGAGGGCCGCGGGATTGGTCTGTTGAACAAGATCCGCGCCTATCATCTGCAGGATCAGGGCGCGGACACGGTTGAAGCCAATGAGCGCCTGGGCTTTGCCGCCGATCTGCGCGACTACAGTATGTGCAAGGATATGCTGGAGCACCTTGGTATCTCGAGCCTGCGCCTGATGACCAACAACCCGCGCAAGGTCAAGGCACTGTCGTCCTACGGCATCGAGATAGTTGAGCGGGTGCCACTGCACGTTGGCCGTAATCCGCACAACGAGCATTACCTGAATACCAAGCAGAGCAAACTCGGTCACTGGTTTGAGACCCATCAGGACGACGATCCGGAGGTTTGA
- a CDS encoding polyprenyl synthetase family protein, with translation MSGLHQLAADFLETCRARVDAELDQRIEQESASGRLQEAMRYSVLGGGKRIRPALCLATARALGQSDDQALVPACAVELIHAYSLIHDDLPAMDDDDLRRGRPTTHIAYDEATAILAGDALQALAFGWIAEAPGLSESVRLAMVRELAGASGHRGMVGGQAIDLESVGKSLALSQLETMHRHKTGALIEASVRMGAMTAPSVGEQALAALAGYAKALGLAFQVQDDLLDIEGDTEVIGKPRGSDAARSKPTYPALLGVAGARKHLDALLASAQQSLREFGPEADPLRAMADYVVARTH, from the coding sequence ATGTCCGGATTACATCAACTCGCAGCGGATTTTCTGGAAACCTGCCGGGCCCGCGTGGACGCGGAGCTGGACCAGCGCATTGAACAGGAGTCGGCATCCGGGCGCCTGCAGGAGGCCATGCGCTACAGCGTACTGGGCGGTGGCAAACGCATTCGTCCCGCGTTGTGCCTGGCTACGGCCCGGGCGTTGGGTCAGTCCGATGACCAGGCGCTGGTTCCCGCCTGTGCCGTGGAGCTGATCCACGCTTATTCACTGATCCATGACGACCTCCCCGCCATGGATGATGATGATTTACGCCGGGGACGTCCCACTACCCATATCGCCTATGATGAAGCCACTGCCATTCTGGCCGGAGACGCGCTGCAGGCGCTGGCGTTTGGCTGGATTGCAGAGGCCCCCGGGTTATCCGAATCCGTGCGCCTGGCCATGGTACGGGAACTGGCAGGTGCCAGCGGCCACCGGGGCATGGTCGGTGGCCAGGCGATCGATCTTGAATCCGTTGGCAAATCCCTGGCCCTTAGCCAGCTGGAAACCATGCACCGGCACAAAACCGGTGCCCTGATTGAAGCAAGCGTCCGCATGGGAGCCATGACCGCGCCTTCGGTCGGGGAGCAGGCACTGGCTGCCCTGGCCGGCTATGCCAAAGCCCTCGGCCTGGCCTTTCAGGTGCAGGATGACCTGCTGGACATCGAAGGAGACACCGAAGTGATCGGCAAGCCCAGGGGGTCGGATGCCGCACGATCCAAGCCCACCTACCCTGCCTTGCTTGGCGTGGCCGGCGCCCGGAAGCATCTGGATGCCCTGCTTGCCAGCGCGCAGCAAAGTCTCAGGGAGTTTGGCCCCGAAGCCGACCCGTTGCGGGCGATGGCCGATTACGTGGTGGCAAGAACCCATTGA